A region from the Flavobacteriales bacterium genome encodes:
- a CDS encoding SRPBCC domain-containing protein, with amino-acid sequence MKDRIVYTSRLIHAPRERVFAAWTDPEQLARWWGPQGFTNTFHRFELKSEGIWEFTMHGPKAMDFNNTCVFKRIEPPAYLEFDHLKEMHFYKAMVTFVEVPEGTRIDWTMHFDTAEELAPIKTFIEKANEENMDKLQELCTGAS; translated from the coding sequence ATGAAGGACCGGATAGTATATACCTCACGTCTGATCCACGCGCCGCGCGAACGCGTCTTCGCGGCTTGGACAGATCCCGAACAACTCGCACGCTGGTGGGGACCGCAGGGTTTCACGAACACCTTCCACCGCTTCGAATTGAAGTCGGAGGGCATCTGGGAGTTCACCATGCACGGGCCGAAAGCGATGGACTTCAACAATACCTGCGTCTTCAAACGGATCGAACCACCGGCCTACCTGGAATTCGACCACCTGAAGGAGATGCACTTCTACAAGGCCATGGTGACATTCGTCGAAGTGCCCGAAGGAACACGCATCGATTGGACGATGCATTTCGATACAGCGGAGGAACTGGCGCCGATCAAGACCTTCATTGAGAAGGCGAACGAAGAGAACATGGACAAACTACAAGAACTCTGTACGGGCGCGTCATGA
- a CDS encoding DoxX family protein has translation MKKLNITYWIITALFSGFMIFSSYGGITLMPEAVAMLHDHLGYPLYFIQLVSWAKVLGAIAILLPMVPARVKEWAYFGFFVDLVAAIVSFAAVGDPIASWLPVFVFIAVLVWAYWLHHKRLQPRN, from the coding sequence ATGAAGAAACTCAACATCACTTACTGGATCATCACCGCACTCTTCAGCGGCTTCATGATCTTCTCCTCCTACGGCGGCATCACCCTGATGCCCGAAGCCGTGGCCATGCTTCACGACCACCTGGGCTACCCGTTATACTTCATCCAACTCGTCTCCTGGGCCAAGGTGCTGGGCGCCATCGCCATCCTGCTGCCCATGGTACCTGCACGCGTGAAGGAATGGGCCTACTTCGGCTTCTTCGTTGATCTGGTGGCGGCCATCGTGTCCTTTGCCGCGGTGGGCGATCCCATCGCGAGCTGGTTGCCCGTGTTCGTATTCATAGCGGTGCTCGTCTGGGCCTACTGGCTCCACCACAAGCGTCTTCAACCAAGAAACTGA
- a CDS encoding SRPBCC family protein, which translates to MLLYILIGLAVIIVGILIAASLKPNTVHYERSAVINASPEKILPHIADFHNWKPWSPWEKLDPTMKRDHLGAAHGVGAKYAWSGNNKAGEGTMEILAASNSGVKIDLRFIRPFKNDCITHFYFTPQGHATTVRWTMDGPNLFMGKLMSLFIPMDKMIGKDFESGLAGLKAQAEKHN; encoded by the coding sequence ATGCTGCTCTACATCCTCATCGGTCTCGCCGTCATCATCGTCGGCATCCTAATCGCCGCTTCGCTGAAGCCGAACACCGTTCACTACGAACGCAGCGCGGTGATCAATGCTTCACCGGAGAAGATCCTTCCGCACATCGCTGACTTCCACAACTGGAAGCCTTGGAGCCCGTGGGAAAAACTGGACCCGACCATGAAGCGCGATCATCTCGGTGCGGCGCACGGCGTAGGCGCCAAATACGCCTGGAGCGGGAATAACAAGGCGGGTGAAGGCACCATGGAGATCCTCGCAGCATCGAACAGTGGTGTGAAGATCGACCTGCGCTTCATTCGCCCCTTCAAGAACGACTGCATCACGCACTTCTATTTCACGCCGCAAGGCCATGCCACCACCGTGCGGTGGACCATGGATGGCCCCAACCTCTTCATGGGAAAGCTCATGAGCCTGTTCATCCCGATGGACAAAATGATCGGCAAGGACTTCGAGAGCGGTCTCGCTGGGCTGAAGGCACAAGCAGAGAAACACAATTGA
- a CDS encoding DUF1428 domain-containing protein: MAHYIDGFMIAVPKKALARYKKLATAASKVWMDHGALQYWECAGEDLEHEGILYPFPKAAKCKPGDTVVFSWIVYRNRKHRDQVNKKVMADPRMDKMYREQMKTPIFDHKRMAYGGFVGLVEKG; the protein is encoded by the coding sequence ATGGCACACTACATCGATGGTTTCATGATCGCTGTTCCGAAGAAGGCACTGGCACGTTACAAGAAGCTAGCGACCGCCGCGAGCAAGGTCTGGATGGACCACGGCGCCCTGCAATACTGGGAATGCGCCGGTGAAGACCTGGAGCACGAGGGCATCCTCTACCCCTTCCCCAAGGCGGCGAAATGCAAGCCGGGTGATACGGTCGTGTTCTCCTGGATCGTGTACCGCAACCGCAAGCACCGCGACCAGGTCAACAAGAAGGTGATGGCCGACCCGCGCATGGACAAGATGTACCGCGAGCAGATGAAGACGCCAATCTTCGACCATAAGCGCATGGCGTATGGGGGCTTCGTTGGGCTGGTGGAGAAGGGATAA
- a CDS encoding SRPBCC domain-containing protein: MDTLIAQHARNNVSTPAADEIRITRVFNAPRELVWKAWTTPAMLVKWFGCAAFSTESAEADVREGGSYRVVLRNPHGEDIPIYGRYTAVHPVGHLAFTHQWEKPPVPVNPAHHHTLVTVDLHEEGQRTRMEFRQTGLATVASRDSHVGGWCDSMDALATSLD, from the coding sequence ATGGATACGCTGATAGCCCAACACGCCCGCAACAACGTCTCAACCCCGGCCGCCGACGAGATCCGCATCACGCGGGTGTTCAATGCGCCACGCGAACTGGTCTGGAAGGCCTGGACCACGCCCGCGATGCTGGTGAAGTGGTTCGGCTGTGCGGCCTTCAGCACGGAGAGCGCAGAGGCCGATGTGCGCGAGGGAGGCAGCTACCGCGTGGTATTGCGCAACCCGCACGGTGAGGATATCCCGATCTACGGGCGCTACACCGCTGTTCACCCCGTGGGCCACTTGGCCTTCACACACCAGTGGGAGAAGCCGCCCGTGCCGGTGAATCCGGCACACCACCACACGTTGGTCACTGTTGATCTGCACGAAGAGGGGCAGCGCACACGCATGGAATTCCGGCAGACCGGTCTTGCCACCGTAGCCTCACGCGATAGTCACGTGGGCGGTTGGTGCGATAGCATGGATGCCTTGGCGACCAGCTTGGATTGA
- a CDS encoding DUF3667 domain-containing protein codes for MSKQRRKSSDCPNCGNHLRHDDEFCSRCGQENHELRVPIGHLFFEFIESITHFDGKLWATLRAMAVPGKITDDYLAGKRARFVPPGRLYIFTSVVYFFLLGVSLNNGNVAGLRLKPAVADSTSTESADTIPTDSVQGERVAMENGEIEASFTVPDSLLDRLRPRADRLTREELDSALVSIGWEPKWINRRLLAGLAHIPDDQQAAMTYLMRLFPKAMSYSMFLLMPFLAVLLELLVARRRFYYEHFIFSVHVHIASFLISIVQTLLGFVLPEFLSAVVGLVATIAMVVYFILALKLVYRKSIGAAIGYSFLLALPYYLATAVLVLVFFVVGFMWV; via the coding sequence ATGAGCAAACAACGCCGCAAGAGCAGCGATTGCCCCAATTGCGGCAATCATCTGCGCCACGACGATGAATTCTGCAGTCGCTGCGGACAGGAGAACCACGAACTGCGGGTACCGATCGGCCATCTCTTCTTTGAGTTCATCGAGAGCATCACTCACTTCGATGGGAAGCTGTGGGCAACGCTCCGGGCCATGGCGGTGCCGGGGAAGATCACCGATGATTACCTGGCCGGCAAACGCGCCCGTTTCGTGCCGCCCGGCCGGCTGTACATCTTCACCAGCGTTGTGTACTTCTTCCTTCTCGGCGTGTCGCTCAACAACGGCAACGTGGCGGGGCTGCGGTTGAAACCTGCTGTAGCCGATAGCACAAGCACCGAAAGCGCGGACACCATCCCAACGGACTCCGTACAAGGAGAACGGGTTGCCATGGAAAACGGCGAGATCGAAGCGAGCTTCACCGTTCCCGATTCTTTGCTGGACCGTTTGCGACCCCGTGCCGATCGCCTAACGCGCGAAGAGCTCGACAGTGCCCTGGTATCCATCGGCTGGGAACCGAAGTGGATCAACCGGCGGCTCCTCGCCGGTTTGGCGCACATACCTGACGACCAACAAGCCGCGATGACCTACCTCATGCGCCTCTTCCCCAAGGCCATGAGCTACAGCATGTTCCTGCTCATGCCCTTCCTGGCGGTGCTGCTTGAACTGCTCGTGGCACGACGGCGGTTCTACTATGAGCACTTCATCTTCAGCGTGCACGTCCACATCGCCTCGTTCCTGATCAGCATCGTGCAAACGCTGCTGGGGTTCGTGCTGCCCGAATTCCTTTCCGCCGTGGTGGGTCTGGTGGCCACCATCGCCATGGTCGTGTATTTCATTCTCGCGCTCAAGCTGGTTTACCGGAAGTCCATCGGCGCGGCCATCGGGTACAGCTTCCTCCTGGCCTTGCCCTACTACTTGGCTACGGCGGTGCTGGTGCTGGTCTTCTTCGTGGTGGGTTTCATGTGGGTGTGA
- a CDS encoding energy transducer TonB, translated as MDVYYPEEARDADLEGSVILGVTVDTLCQVKDKRIIQDIGMGCGRAALVGVDKDFELGLMKRFDFKCTVGEMLVPVRFEPND; from the coding sequence ATGGACGTGTACTACCCGGAGGAAGCAAGGGACGCGGATCTTGAAGGAAGCGTCATTCTGGGCGTAACAGTGGATACACTCTGCCAAGTGAAGGACAAGCGTATCATTCAGGATATCGGGATGGGCTGTGGGAGAGCAGCCTTGGTCGGGGTGGACAAGGACTTTGAGCTTGGACTGATGAAGAGGTTCGACTTCAAGTGCACGGTTGGCGAAATGCTCGTGCCTGTCCGGTTCGAACCGAATGATTGA
- a CDS encoding 2-(1,2-epoxy-1,2-dihydrophenyl)acetyl-CoA isomerase produces MSYSKILFSISGSVATIRLNRPDKLNSFDREMALEVIAALDQCKSDANVRAVLLSGEGRAFSAGQDLAEAIAPGTKIEDILTTQYNPIVRRLRALPKPVVGAVNGVAAGAGANIAYACDLTLAAESANFIQSFINIGLIPDSGGTHTLPRLVGMQRAFGQMILAPKVSAKDAEAQGMIWKCVPDADLMNEATALATRLAAMPTKAIALTKEALNRAQYNTLDAQLDAENELQTIAGRSHDYNEGVQAFLEKRKPVYKGE; encoded by the coding sequence ATGTCCTACTCCAAGATCCTCTTCTCCATCTCCGGCTCCGTTGCCACCATCCGCCTCAACCGCCCGGACAAGCTCAACAGCTTCGACCGGGAGATGGCGCTGGAGGTGATCGCTGCGTTGGATCAATGCAAGTCCGATGCTAACGTGCGGGCAGTGCTGCTCTCCGGCGAGGGCCGGGCCTTCAGTGCGGGGCAAGACCTGGCCGAAGCCATTGCTCCAGGCACCAAGATCGAGGACATCCTTACCACCCAGTACAACCCTATCGTGAGACGCCTGCGGGCACTACCGAAGCCGGTGGTAGGGGCCGTGAACGGCGTTGCCGCAGGAGCTGGCGCCAACATCGCCTACGCCTGCGACCTGACCCTGGCCGCCGAGAGCGCCAACTTCATCCAGAGCTTCATCAACATCGGGCTCATCCCGGACAGCGGCGGCACGCACACCTTGCCTCGTCTGGTCGGTATGCAGCGCGCCTTCGGGCAGATGATACTGGCGCCCAAAGTGAGCGCCAAGGATGCGGAGGCCCAAGGCATGATCTGGAAGTGCGTGCCCGATGCCGATCTGATGAACGAGGCAACAGCACTGGCCACCCGTTTGGCCGCCATGCCCACCAAGGCCATTGCCCTCACCAAGGAGGCCCTCAACCGAGCGCAATACAACACCCTCGACGCCCAACTGGACGCGGAGAACGAGCTCCAGACCATCGCCGGCCGGAGCCATGACTACAACGAGGGTGTGCAGGCGTTCCTGGAAAAGCGCAAGCCCGTTTACAAGGGCGAATAA
- a CDS encoding 3-hydroxybutyryl-CoA dehydrogenase produces the protein MDQNTIVGVIGAGTMGSGIAQVAAQAGHTCYLYDANSAAIERALIGLRGTITKLVEKGKFTPEQGIAIGDRLKPATNLKDLGSCGLVIEAIVEDLVIKKKVFAELETLVGEDAVLATNTSSLSVTAIAAACKKPERVIGLHFFNPAPLLPLVEVVPGLQTASELAASCTAIMKAWGKTPVVCKDTPGFIVNRVARPFYGEAIRIFEEGIADMPTIDRAMKEVGGFKMGPFELMDLIGNDINFTVTKTVWESFFFDPRYKPSFTQQRQVEAGWLGRKTGRGYYTYDQGQPQVLVTPSEAKGDQHLLGSIHLRILVMLINEAADALHLGVANREDIDLAMTKGVNYPKGLLKWADDLGLPTCLAELEHLQAEYGEDRYRPSPLLRRLAAKGAAFY, from the coding sequence ATGGACCAGAACACCATCGTTGGCGTCATCGGCGCGGGCACCATGGGCAGCGGCATTGCGCAAGTGGCTGCCCAGGCCGGGCACACGTGTTACCTCTACGATGCCAACAGCGCTGCCATTGAACGAGCACTGATCGGCTTGCGCGGCACCATCACCAAGCTGGTGGAGAAGGGCAAGTTCACCCCGGAACAAGGCATAGCCATCGGCGACCGTCTGAAGCCGGCCACCAACCTGAAGGACCTTGGCTCGTGTGGATTGGTCATTGAAGCCATCGTCGAGGATCTGGTCATCAAGAAGAAGGTCTTCGCTGAACTGGAAACACTGGTTGGCGAGGATGCCGTGCTTGCTACCAACACCTCCTCGCTTTCGGTAACGGCCATCGCCGCGGCTTGCAAGAAGCCCGAACGCGTCATCGGGCTGCACTTCTTCAACCCCGCTCCACTACTGCCGCTGGTGGAAGTAGTCCCGGGTTTGCAAACGGCTTCCGAACTGGCGGCTTCGTGCACAGCAATCATGAAGGCTTGGGGCAAAACACCGGTGGTCTGCAAGGACACCCCCGGCTTCATCGTGAATCGTGTGGCACGGCCGTTCTACGGTGAGGCGATCCGGATCTTCGAAGAGGGTATTGCGGACATGCCCACCATCGACCGCGCCATGAAGGAGGTCGGTGGTTTCAAGATGGGCCCGTTCGAGCTGATGGACCTCATCGGCAACGACATCAACTTCACGGTGACGAAAACCGTTTGGGAGAGCTTCTTCTTCGACCCGCGTTACAAACCCAGCTTCACCCAGCAGCGCCAGGTCGAGGCTGGCTGGCTGGGACGCAAGACAGGTCGTGGGTACTACACCTATGACCAAGGTCAACCCCAAGTGCTTGTCACTCCGAGCGAAGCCAAGGGGGACCAACACCTTCTCGGCAGCATCCACCTGCGCATCCTCGTCATGCTCATCAACGAAGCTGCGGATGCCTTGCACCTCGGCGTTGCCAACCGCGAGGACATCGACCTGGCGATGACAAAGGGCGTCAACTACCCAAAGGGGCTTCTGAAGTGGGCGGATGACCTGGGGCTTCCCACCTGTCTTGCGGAACTGGAACACCTGCAGGCTGAATACGGAGAGGACCGCTACCGACCCAGTCCGCTGTTGCGGCGCTTGGCTGCCAAGGGTGCCGCATTTTATTGA
- a CDS encoding YceI family protein, with the protein MKFQVATAATLAALFLVACGPNAEEQAAAKAKAEADSLAAAAAQEMTYTIDAASSKVNWTGTMLGIKNHTGTLLFSNGTVMTKGGMLSGGEFTVDMKSYTMTDTNYAPDGSEKGTRAMLMGHLMSPDFFAVDSFPTATLKITSANGNTATADLTVRGKTNSETITDIVVTPNEDGSMTATGKLVFDRQKYNVKWDSGSKEAVLNDNIELTVELSGKAAQ; encoded by the coding sequence ATGAAATTCCAAGTTGCTACCGCTGCCACCCTGGCTGCCCTGTTCCTTGTTGCCTGCGGCCCCAACGCCGAAGAGCAAGCCGCTGCAAAAGCCAAGGCCGAGGCCGATAGCCTCGCCGCTGCTGCTGCGCAGGAAATGACCTACACCATCGATGCCGCTTCCAGCAAAGTGAACTGGACCGGCACCATGCTGGGCATCAAGAACCACACGGGTACCCTGCTGTTCAGCAATGGCACCGTGATGACCAAGGGTGGTATGCTCTCCGGCGGTGAATTCACCGTGGACATGAAGAGCTACACGATGACCGACACCAACTATGCGCCCGACGGCAGCGAAAAGGGCACCCGCGCCATGCTCATGGGCCACCTGATGAGCCCTGATTTCTTCGCAGTGGACAGCTTCCCCACGGCTACGCTGAAGATAACCAGCGCTAACGGCAACACCGCCACCGCCGACCTCACCGTTCGTGGTAAGACCAACAGCGAGACCATCACGGATATCGTTGTTACCCCGAACGAAGACGGCAGCATGACCGCCACCGGCAAACTGGTGTTCGACCGCCAGAAGTACAACGTGAAGTGGGACAGCGGCAGCAAAGAGGCCGTGCTGAACGATAACATCGAACTGACCGTGGAGCTCAGCGGCAAGGCTGCTCAGTAA
- a CDS encoding DUF2461 domain-containing protein: MAWFTNDFNAFFKDLAKNNNKEWFDANRKRYEASVKKPFEAFVGEAIKRIAKHDKAIAIEPKEAIFGINKDIRFSKDKTPYKLETSAIISPAGRKDHAVPGIYFALGPEAVKIYGGCYQPEKDQLEKIRTAIVRDPKGFRKVIEAKAFVSTFGSVQGEANKVLPAEFKEAAKKEPLIANKQFYVGVDRPAKLVADAKLIDVLMAHYLAMCPFNAWMAGALK; encoded by the coding sequence ATGGCCTGGTTCACCAACGACTTCAACGCCTTCTTCAAAGACCTGGCGAAGAACAACAACAAGGAATGGTTCGATGCAAACCGCAAGCGCTACGAGGCCAGCGTGAAGAAGCCCTTCGAGGCCTTCGTCGGCGAGGCCATCAAGCGTATCGCCAAGCACGACAAGGCCATTGCCATCGAGCCGAAGGAGGCCATCTTCGGCATCAACAAAGACATCCGGTTCAGCAAGGACAAGACGCCCTACAAGCTGGAGACATCGGCCATCATATCACCCGCTGGACGCAAGGACCATGCGGTGCCCGGCATCTACTTCGCCTTGGGCCCCGAGGCTGTGAAGATCTACGGCGGTTGCTACCAGCCTGAGAAGGACCAATTGGAGAAGATCCGTACGGCCATAGTGCGCGATCCGAAGGGCTTCCGCAAGGTCATTGAAGCCAAGGCGTTCGTGAGCACCTTCGGAAGCGTGCAGGGCGAAGCCAACAAAGTGCTGCCCGCCGAGTTCAAGGAAGCGGCCAAGAAGGAGCCGCTCATCGCCAATAAGCAGTTCTATGTAGGGGTTGACCGTCCGGCCAAGCTGGTGGCGGATGCCAAGCTCATTGATGTGCTCATGGCCCACTACCTGGCCATGTGCCCGTTCAATGCGTGGATGGCCGGTGCGCTGAAGTGA
- a CDS encoding methylated-DNA--[protein]-cysteine S-methyltransferase — protein sequence MVVFFGVEAEGAMKRETANTTPELFGPMYVGSITSPVGKVYVECDGERITSVSFSSPGRGLRGKQPKLLKEALLQLAGYFKGTRKKFDLALYQVGSPYRRKVWTRLSAIPQGQAITYEQLAAEVGGNPRSAGTACAVNPLLILVPCHRVMGKTGLLTGYAGGIWRKKWLLEHEGVLAKELFD from the coding sequence ATGGTGGTTTTCTTTGGGGTGGAGGCCGAAGGTGCCATGAAAAGGGAGACCGCCAATACCACCCCGGAACTGTTCGGCCCGATGTACGTCGGCAGCATCACCAGCCCCGTTGGCAAGGTTTACGTGGAATGCGATGGCGAGCGGATCACCAGTGTGTCGTTCAGCAGCCCCGGGCGTGGCCTGCGGGGCAAACAACCCAAACTCCTCAAGGAAGCCCTGCTCCAACTGGCCGGTTACTTCAAAGGCACCCGCAAGAAATTCGACCTGGCCTTGTACCAAGTAGGTAGTCCATACCGCCGCAAGGTTTGGACCCGGCTTTCGGCCATACCCCAAGGGCAAGCCATCACCTACGAGCAGTTGGCGGCGGAGGTGGGCGGTAATCCACGCTCAGCAGGCACGGCCTGCGCGGTGAACCCGTTGCTGATCCTGGTGCCCTGCCACCGGGTGATGGGCAAGACCGGCTTGCTCACGGGCTATGCTGGCGGCATCTGGCGCAAGAAGTGGCTGCTGGAGCACGAGGGCGTGCTGGCCAAGGAACTCTTCGATTGA
- a CDS encoding hotdog fold thioesterase, whose amino-acid sequence MEPKALAEKIVARMYDNDPFSIWLGIERLVVDAGTCTLGLTVKRDMLNGFAIAHGGITYSLADSCLAFASNSHGIQCVSVETSIAHTRPVKEGDVLTAIASELERSRRFGRYDVRITDQTNKTVALFRGTVFRTGKPWFPELTPSEE is encoded by the coding sequence ATGGAACCGAAGGCGCTGGCGGAGAAGATCGTGGCCCGGATGTACGACAACGACCCCTTCAGCATCTGGTTGGGCATTGAGCGGTTGGTTGTGGATGCCGGAACCTGCACCCTGGGGTTGACCGTGAAGCGCGACATGCTGAACGGTTTCGCGATCGCCCACGGCGGCATCACCTACTCACTGGCCGATAGTTGCCTGGCCTTTGCCAGCAACAGTCACGGCATCCAGTGCGTGAGCGTGGAAACCTCCATAGCCCACACCCGGCCTGTGAAGGAGGGCGATGTGCTCACCGCCATTGCCAGTGAGCTGGAGCGCAGCCGGCGCTTCGGTCGGTACGACGTGCGCATTACCGACCAGACGAACAAGACCGTGGCCCTGTTCCGGGGCACCGTGTTCCGCACCGGCAAACCTTGGTTCCCTGAACTGACCCCCAGCGAAGAATGA